A part of Kineosporia sp. NBRC 101731 genomic DNA contains:
- a CDS encoding SMP-30/gluconolactonase/LRE family protein codes for MFEIVDGAHCVLGEGPMWDAEREIVRWVDIEGGRVWEGLDSPRVVLKREPTLSAVIHSEAGDLLLARQRGLEHVDVPGDVVATVSLVPDRVNSRLNDGKCDPDGRFLIGSMALDGRRGSERLWRLEHDGGVTVVDDDLSLSNGLGWSPDGATMYQVDTVPGMIWRRSYDPDTGATGRRHLLVAMGGADGLTVDTAGNLWVAVWGAGQIRVLSPRGVLLEEFDTGAPLTTSCAFTGPGLDLLVVTTADQAVAGVPRTDRAGCVLTLRTTHRGLPTTPWRPAPLEPAQP; via the coding sequence ATGTTCGAGATCGTCGACGGTGCGCACTGCGTGCTCGGTGAGGGCCCGATGTGGGACGCCGAACGCGAGATCGTGCGCTGGGTGGACATCGAGGGTGGCCGGGTCTGGGAGGGTCTGGACTCGCCGAGGGTGGTGCTCAAACGGGAACCCACGCTGAGCGCGGTGATCCACAGCGAGGCCGGTGACCTGCTGCTGGCCCGGCAGCGCGGGCTGGAACACGTGGACGTGCCGGGTGACGTGGTCGCCACCGTGTCCCTGGTGCCGGACCGGGTGAACAGCCGCCTCAACGACGGGAAGTGCGACCCGGACGGGCGTTTCCTGATCGGCAGCATGGCCCTGGACGGCCGCCGGGGTTCCGAGCGCCTCTGGCGTCTGGAGCACGACGGCGGCGTCACCGTGGTCGATGACGACCTGAGCCTGTCGAACGGTCTGGGCTGGAGCCCCGACGGCGCCACGATGTACCAGGTCGACACCGTCCCCGGGATGATCTGGAGACGTTCCTACGACCCGGACACCGGTGCCACCGGCCGGCGGCACCTGCTGGTCGCGATGGGCGGCGCCGACGGCCTGACCGTCGACACGGCCGGCAACCTCTGGGTCGCGGTCTGGGGAGCCGGGCAGATCCGTGTGCTCTCGCCGCGCGGCGTGCTGCTCGAGGAATTCGACACGGGCGCGCCCCTGACCACGAGCTGCGCGTTCACCGGCCCCGGCCTCGACCTGCTGGTGGTGACCACCGCGGACCAGGCGGTGGCGGGCGTCCCCCGAACCGATCGGGCGGGCTGCGTGCTGACGCTCCGCACGACCCACCGCGGACTGCCCACCACGCCCTGGCGGCCCGCGCCACTGGAACCGGCCCAGCCGTGA
- a CDS encoding GIY-YIG nuclease family protein, whose amino-acid sequence MSTRPAAVALLPAEPGVYRFRDDTGKVLYVGRAVHLRRRVGSYWGDLRDRPRLRRMMPQVARIEALVCDSEHEAAWAERNLLEHRKPRWNRVRGGLESPVWLRLDDSPGSPRLDLTFRPDPADGRLFFGPYLGSGRARTAISALARCYPLAYTGSRLVGAERDLAATRGVTALDRPALLATIAAVLGRAGEAGPSALKELQERRDAAAGELLFELAARIQDEIEALTWITSPQRATVHGGADADLVGWSDDMQFRLRVKAGRLYDWHQKVSPRGGSNPTREPDNDPDSPDEWSSFLRRNASLAAKLAAHPVR is encoded by the coding sequence GTGAGCACACGTCCGGCCGCAGTGGCCCTGCTGCCCGCCGAACCGGGCGTCTACCGGTTCCGCGACGACACCGGCAAGGTGCTGTACGTCGGGAGGGCGGTACACCTGCGCCGTCGCGTCGGCTCGTACTGGGGCGACCTGCGCGACCGGCCCCGGCTGCGCCGGATGATGCCGCAGGTGGCCCGGATCGAGGCTCTGGTCTGCGATTCCGAGCACGAGGCGGCCTGGGCCGAACGCAATCTGCTGGAACACCGCAAGCCGCGCTGGAACCGGGTGCGCGGGGGCCTGGAGTCGCCGGTCTGGCTGCGGCTGGACGACTCTCCCGGCTCACCCCGTCTGGACCTGACGTTCCGGCCCGACCCGGCCGACGGCCGGCTCTTCTTCGGGCCCTACCTGGGCTCGGGCCGGGCCCGCACCGCGATCTCCGCCCTGGCCCGCTGCTATCCCCTGGCCTACACCGGTTCCCGGCTGGTCGGGGCCGAGCGTGACCTGGCCGCGACCCGGGGCGTGACCGCGCTGGACCGGCCGGCCCTGCTGGCGACGATCGCGGCCGTACTCGGCCGGGCCGGCGAGGCCGGGCCGAGCGCGCTGAAAGAACTGCAGGAGCGACGCGACGCCGCCGCAGGCGAGCTGCTCTTCGAGCTGGCGGCCCGGATCCAGGACGAGATCGAGGCCCTGACCTGGATCACCTCACCCCAGCGGGCGACCGTTCACGGCGGCGCCGACGCCGACCTCGTGGGCTGGAGCGACGACATGCAGTTCCGGCTCCGGGTGAAGGCGGGCCGCCTGTACGACTGGCACCAGAAGGTCTCCCCCCGAGGCGGCAGCAACCCCACCCGGGAACCGGACAACGACCCGGACAGCCCCGACGAGTGGTCATCGTTCCTGCGCCGCAACGCTTCCCTGGCCGCGAAGCTGGCGGCGCACCCGGTGCGGTGA
- a CDS encoding BTAD domain-containing putative transcriptional regulator encodes MHEYREDALRARVLARQEWCARHPETPADLALALRARVAAELDYQDGTHARILAVLEKVREVGDPEILATVLSLAHHCLLGPQHGDLRTRLAEELLLTAGRSDRPGDALAGMLWLTVDQYLGGDPHAGRSLARLREALKQHDHQAFGYAAAAIEVMLAIREGQLDRAEVMAAECAALGERCGDADASGWYRGQLITIRWFQGRLGELLPVLRAEVDSYALGAQDDSLFSALAVSAVAAGDDLVAAGAVARLGGPGLGSCGLSAVPASSAWLVTVNGAAEAAFRLQDRELASTVYRLLIPHQDLPVCGSLAITCFGSAHQALGLAALTVGGVPAGIYHLRRAVQGNLALGHWPAHCLSLHRLGHALLRYGNSQERREASDLLAAAEREAARLGMILPTQPTPMSAPARNPEPATTSTMNSMSEQVRIRLLGTAGIVVNGEVQVIPGRRRRTVLSVLALNAGELVGADRLVDIVWGEKVPRTAANTLQSHVSYLRRVLGPAARIISQSQGYVLDLPRTAVDAGLAEHLIRAQGDGPPTAAGVRPLTEALALWHGEPLGDVESHPWFEVQAQHLGQLRLRGTKMLARAHLLTRQNTRAVDLLTPAVREHPLDEQLYELLMLAHHRQGLSGQALAVFENARATLGSELGADPSGPLRELHIAILRQDPGL; translated from the coding sequence GTGCACGAGTACCGTGAGGACGCGCTACGGGCCAGGGTTCTCGCCCGGCAGGAATGGTGTGCGCGGCATCCGGAGACCCCGGCCGATCTCGCCCTGGCCCTGCGGGCCCGGGTGGCCGCCGAACTGGACTACCAGGACGGTACCCATGCCCGCATCCTGGCGGTGCTCGAAAAGGTTCGGGAAGTCGGTGATCCCGAGATCCTGGCGACGGTGCTGAGTCTGGCCCACCACTGCCTGCTCGGGCCGCAGCACGGTGACCTGCGCACCCGGCTGGCCGAGGAACTTCTGCTCACCGCGGGGCGCTCCGACCGACCCGGTGACGCACTGGCCGGGATGCTCTGGCTGACCGTCGACCAGTACTTGGGCGGTGACCCGCACGCCGGGCGATCGCTCGCCCGGCTGCGGGAGGCGCTGAAACAGCACGACCATCAGGCCTTCGGCTACGCTGCCGCGGCCATCGAGGTGATGCTGGCGATCCGCGAGGGGCAACTGGACCGGGCCGAGGTGATGGCCGCCGAGTGCGCCGCGCTGGGTGAACGCTGTGGTGACGCCGACGCGAGCGGCTGGTACCGCGGGCAGCTGATCACGATCCGCTGGTTCCAGGGCCGTCTGGGGGAGCTCCTTCCGGTGCTGAGGGCCGAGGTCGACTCGTACGCCCTCGGCGCGCAGGACGATTCGCTGTTCTCGGCGCTCGCGGTCTCGGCCGTGGCTGCCGGTGACGACCTGGTCGCGGCGGGGGCCGTGGCCCGGCTGGGTGGGCCGGGGCTGGGTAGCTGCGGGCTGAGTGCCGTCCCGGCGTCGAGTGCCTGGCTGGTGACCGTGAACGGTGCGGCCGAGGCCGCGTTCCGTCTGCAGGACAGGGAACTGGCGTCGACGGTCTACCGCCTGCTGATACCGCACCAGGACCTGCCGGTCTGCGGCAGCCTGGCCATCACCTGCTTCGGGTCGGCCCACCAGGCGCTCGGGCTGGCGGCCCTGACGGTGGGTGGCGTCCCGGCCGGGATCTACCACCTGCGCCGGGCGGTGCAAGGCAATCTGGCGCTGGGTCACTGGCCGGCCCACTGCCTTTCGCTGCACCGGCTGGGCCACGCGCTGCTGCGGTACGGAAACTCCCAGGAGCGCAGAGAAGCCTCGGATCTGCTGGCGGCCGCCGAGCGGGAGGCCGCCCGGCTCGGGATGATCCTGCCCACTCAGCCGACCCCGATGTCCGCCCCGGCCCGAAATCCCGAACCGGCAACGACGTCCACCATGAACTCGATGAGTGAGCAAGTCCGGATCCGCCTGCTGGGAACGGCCGGGATCGTGGTGAACGGGGAGGTCCAGGTGATCCCGGGCCGGCGCCGCCGGACGGTGCTGAGCGTGCTGGCCCTGAACGCCGGTGAACTCGTCGGGGCCGATCGTCTCGTCGACATCGTCTGGGGCGAGAAGGTTCCCCGTACCGCGGCCAACACCCTGCAGAGCCACGTCTCCTACCTGCGCCGGGTACTGGGACCCGCGGCGCGCATCATCAGCCAGTCACAGGGGTACGTGCTCGACCTGCCCCGCACGGCGGTCGACGCCGGTCTGGCCGAGCACCTGATCCGGGCCCAGGGCGACGGTCCGCCGACGGCGGCCGGCGTGCGTCCCCTCACCGAGGCGCTCGCCCTCTGGCACGGAGAACCCCTGGGCGACGTGGAGAGCCACCCGTGGTTCGAGGTCCAGGCCCAGCACCTGGGGCAACTGCGGCTGCGGGGCACGAAGATGCTGGCCCGGGCGCACCTGCTGACCCGGCAGAACACCCGGGCCGTGGACCTGCTGACCCCGGCGGTGCGGGAACACCCGCTGGACGAGCAGCTGTACGAACTCCTGATGCTCGCCCACCACCGCCAGGGTCTGTCCGGCCAGGCTCTGGCCGTCTTCGAGAATGCGCGCGCAACATTGGGGTCGGAGCTGGGTGCCGATCCCAGCGGGCCGCTGCGCGAGCTGCACATCGCGATCCTCCGCCAGGACCCGGGGCTGTAG
- a CDS encoding GAF domain-containing SpoIIE family protein phosphatase has translation MDEATPDRSAAPHEAWLSLDRYTQLVRDVLNTPAAIVSVLTEHAQTFPGASGLPEPWQSQRWTPLVHSVCLLVVDSGAPVAVPDARLDHRTSHSPSIEELDLVAYLGVPLSQGGQVVGALCAIDSEPRTWTDRDIDLLTGLGAACSAELTLRDSRARARARQQEAESARDAAERDGYQARTAQKHLELRTAASERSDRQSRLLLSMAEALTATTTVDSVIQVVQHAATTFLDAESAQFDLAESDVPVVPDGGDPRRSLRVPLSGSLPGELALTWSSDEETRAWSEAAEQQQAEVVEIVTSLAHYASTALDRAILLQERRSAAATLQHAMLTTLPTRPDLELAARYVPAASSNQVGGDWYDAVAIPTQDDGGPEHMAVVIGDVAGHDIDAAATMGQVRSVLRGLLVDSPRPPAEMITRLDRALARLGLATCSTLVLAMLYRNPGETTAGRLAWASAGHPQPVLIRADGTTELLDGVPDLLLGIPLELPRQTRHTELNRGDTLVLYTDGLIQKPGRPLAEGQQRLMASAAEHQGLPLKEALDRVLQDLITGAPDDDCAVLGLRLV, from the coding sequence GTGGATGAGGCGACGCCGGACCGGTCCGCCGCGCCGCACGAGGCCTGGCTCAGCCTGGACCGTTACACCCAACTGGTGCGTGACGTACTGAACACCCCGGCCGCCATCGTCTCGGTGCTGACCGAGCACGCTCAGACCTTTCCCGGGGCCTCCGGACTGCCCGAACCCTGGCAGAGCCAGCGCTGGACCCCACTGGTGCACTCGGTCTGCCTGCTGGTGGTGGACAGTGGCGCCCCGGTCGCCGTCCCCGACGCCCGTCTGGACCATCGCACGAGCCACAGCCCGTCCATCGAGGAACTGGATCTCGTCGCCTACCTCGGGGTGCCGCTCAGCCAGGGTGGTCAGGTGGTCGGGGCCCTGTGCGCCATCGACAGTGAGCCCCGGACCTGGACCGATCGCGACATCGACCTGCTCACCGGCCTGGGCGCGGCCTGCTCGGCGGAACTGACCCTGCGTGACTCGCGCGCCCGGGCCCGGGCCCGTCAGCAGGAGGCGGAGTCGGCCCGCGACGCCGCCGAACGGGACGGCTACCAGGCCCGTACCGCGCAGAAGCACTTGGAGCTGCGCACCGCCGCCTCCGAACGTTCGGATCGTCAGTCCCGGCTGCTGCTGTCCATGGCCGAGGCCCTGACGGCGACCACGACCGTCGACAGCGTGATCCAGGTCGTGCAGCACGCCGCCACCACCTTCCTCGACGCCGAGAGCGCGCAGTTCGACCTGGCCGAGAGCGATGTGCCCGTCGTCCCGGACGGAGGTGACCCGCGCCGCTCGCTGCGCGTGCCGCTGTCCGGTTCCCTGCCCGGTGAACTGGCCCTGACCTGGTCCAGCGACGAGGAGACCCGAGCCTGGAGCGAGGCGGCCGAGCAACAGCAGGCCGAGGTGGTGGAGATCGTCACCTCGCTGGCCCACTACGCCTCCACCGCGCTGGACCGCGCCATCCTGCTGCAGGAGCGCCGCAGTGCCGCGGCCACGCTGCAGCACGCCATGCTGACCACCCTGCCCACCCGCCCCGATCTCGAGCTCGCGGCCCGCTATGTGCCCGCGGCCAGCTCCAACCAGGTCGGTGGCGACTGGTACGACGCGGTCGCCATCCCCACCCAGGACGACGGCGGCCCCGAGCACATGGCCGTCGTCATCGGTGACGTGGCCGGTCACGACATCGACGCCGCCGCCACGATGGGCCAGGTCCGCAGCGTGTTGCGGGGGTTGCTGGTCGACAGCCCGCGCCCGCCGGCCGAGATGATCACCCGGCTCGACCGGGCGCTGGCGCGGCTCGGCCTCGCCACCTGCTCGACGCTGGTGCTGGCCATGCTCTACCGCAACCCCGGCGAGACGACGGCCGGGCGCCTGGCCTGGGCCAGCGCGGGTCATCCCCAGCCCGTCCTGATCCGCGCCGACGGTACGACCGAACTTCTGGACGGCGTGCCCGACCTGCTGCTGGGCATCCCGCTGGAGCTGCCCCGGCAGACCCGTCACACCGAGCTGAACCGCGGCGACACGCTCGTCCTCTACACCGACGGCCTGATCCAGAAACCCGGCCGCCCCCTGGCCGAGGGGCAGCAGCGCCTGATGGCCAGCGCCGCCGAGCACCAGGGACTACCGCTGAAGGAGGCACTCGACCGGGTGCTGCAGGACCTGATCACCGGGGCCCCGGACGACGACTGCGCGGTGCTGGGGCTGCGGCTGGTCTGA
- a CDS encoding RICIN domain-containing protein, translating to MRSIVGRLLAATVLVAGALIPAGAAANAASSSDAPVKPLLSGVFKQIKNSGTNLCLEPENQSTAVGANLVQMPCVSSGVEGQAQGWQPLYVGNNHYKFVNQLSGLCMRNRATTNGSVVHQWGCATISDEEYNTGATLPAVAKIESRLHWTDSGACLDVPGGLATIGARLQMYKCNGTPAQIWVNGF from the coding sequence ATGCGCTCTATCGTAGGTCGTTTACTCGCCGCCACCGTGCTGGTGGCCGGCGCGCTGATCCCGGCCGGGGCTGCGGCGAACGCCGCGTCATCGTCCGACGCCCCGGTGAAGCCACTGCTCAGTGGTGTCTTCAAGCAGATCAAGAACTCCGGCACCAACCTGTGCCTGGAGCCGGAGAACCAGTCCACGGCCGTGGGGGCCAATCTCGTGCAGATGCCGTGCGTGAGCAGCGGCGTCGAGGGTCAGGCCCAGGGCTGGCAGCCCCTCTACGTCGGGAATAATCACTACAAGTTCGTGAACCAGCTCAGCGGGCTGTGCATGAGAAACCGGGCCACGACCAACGGGTCGGTCGTCCACCAGTGGGGTTGCGCCACGATCAGCGATGAGGAGTACAACACCGGTGCGACGCTGCCCGCCGTCGCCAAGATCGAGTCCCGGCTCCACTGGACGGACAGTGGCGCCTGCCTCGACGTACCGGGCGGCCTGGCCACGATCGGTGCCCGCCTGCAGATGTACAAGTGCAACGGCACCCCGGCCCAGATCTGGGTCAACGGCTTCTGA